A single window of Betta splendens chromosome 11, fBetSpl5.4, whole genome shotgun sequence DNA harbors:
- the oscp1a gene encoding protein OSCP1a isoform X3, translated as MSARTLPLVFVNLGGEMLYILDQRLRAPIASEDTSDKGVWSERDRRRVLNDVTATLFGPSFVDELLKPQQLYSHRTLKTVLTRLAHASIMRLNPASMDRLYELTTMAVKHQVLLCPRPKDLLLVSYNHIDAVRDFVRDSPAVLNQVDQAHRRIIEVPAGSGIYSRADFRSAPSWSLLPQVYSSMSEGELQLLRQTLLVFFQDMHVRVSLFLKSKIQNPGNGRFALPTSGPVPHGTEVPGLIRTFDRRGREVRRSEFPPGGSYSRPAGGGSFGLHGARGTLLGTNTYAANRPEETLASRASAQTGDAPNPLAKEELNLLARLMGSMGAQDGAGAEGAFRISMFSPDDEEQEAGTSKEAEAFEVISIQATQDEHVASELAQIAGQFSGAEEQAENPCGNKGDDLLAMMDDL; from the exons ATGTCAGCGAGAACTCTGCCCCTGGTCTTCGTCAACCTCGGCGGGGAGATGCTTTACATCCTGGACCAGCGCCTGCGCGCCCCCATCGCGTCCGAGGACACGTCAGACAAAG GCGTGTGGTCCGAAAGGGACCGACGGCGAG TTCTGAACGACGTGACCGCGACCCTGTTCGGCCCATCCTTCGTGGACGAGCTTCTCAAGCCGCAGCAGCTCTACTCCCACCGCACGCTGAAGACGGTGCTGACCCGGCTGGCCCACGCCTCCATCATGAGGCTGAACCCGGCCAGCATGGACAGG CTCTACGAGCTGACGACCATGGCCGTCAAGCACCAGGTGCTCCTGTGCCCGCGACCCAAAGACCTGCTGCTCGTCTCCTACAACCACATCGACGCCGTGAGGGACTTCGTGAGGGACTCGCCCGCGGTTCTGAACCAGGTGGACCAGGCCCATCGGAGGATCATTGAGGTACCAGCTGGCAGTGGCATTTATTCCCGGGCTGATTTCAGGTCAGCTCCCTCCTGGTCTCTTCTACCACAGGTGTACTCCTCCATGTCAGAGGGGGAGCTCCAGCTTCTCAGGCAAACGCTGCTCGTATTCTTCCAAGACATGCACGTCCGC GTGTCGCTCTTCCTCAAAAGCAAAATCCAGAATCCCGGAAACGGGCGCTTCGCGCTGCCAACGTCCGGCCCAGTGCCTCATGGGACAGAGGTTCCGGGACTCATCAG GACGTTCGACCGCAGGGGCCGAGAGGTGAGACGGAGCGAGTTCCCGCCTGGAGGAAGTTACAGCCGCCCGGCGGGAGGCGGCTCCTTCGGCCTGCACGGGGCCAGAGGCACCCTGCTGGGCACCAACAC GTACGCGGCGAATCGTCCGGAGGAGACGCTCGCGTCCAGGGCCTCCGCGCAG ACGGGCGACGCCCCCAACCCGCTGGCCAAGGAGGAGCTCAACCTGCTGGCGCGCCTGATGGGCAGCATGGGGGCCCAGGACGGCGCCGGGGCCGAGGGCGCCTTCCGCATCAGCATGTTCTCCCCCGAcgacgaggagcaggaggc AGGAACTTCAAAGGAAGCGGAGGCCTTTGAAGTGATAAGTATTCAAGCAACGCAG GACGAACACGTTGCTTCTGAGCTGGCTCAAATCGCTGGGCAGTTTTCAggagcagaggaacaagcagagAATCCCTGCGGCAACAAAGGAGACGACCTCTTGGCCATGATGGACGACCTCTGA
- the oscp1a gene encoding protein OSCP1a isoform X1, with the protein MSARTLPLVFVNLGGEMLYILDQRLRAPIASEDTSDKGVWSERDRRRVLNDVTATLFGPSFVDELLKPQQLYSHRTLKTVLTRLAHASIMRLNPASMDRLYELTTMAVKHQVLLCPRPKDLLLVSYNHIDAVRDFVRDSPAVLNQVDQAHRRIIEVPAGSGIYSRADFRSAPSWSLLPQVYSSMSEGELQLLRQTLLVFFQDMHVRVSLFLKSKIQNPGNGRFALPTSGPVPHGTEVPGLIRTFDRRGREVRRSEFPPGGSYSRPAGGGSFGLHGARGTLLGTNTYAANRPEETLASRASAQTGDAPNPLAKEELNLLARLMGSMGAQDGAGAEGAFRISMFSPDDEEQEAGTSKEAEAFEVISIQATQVGCRWSSHLLSITRTKQNALMLKAAFVPQPVPSLFCILHRQRDMLVFCSAQDEHVASELAQIAGQFSGAEEQAENPCGNKGDDLLAMMDDL; encoded by the exons ATGTCAGCGAGAACTCTGCCCCTGGTCTTCGTCAACCTCGGCGGGGAGATGCTTTACATCCTGGACCAGCGCCTGCGCGCCCCCATCGCGTCCGAGGACACGTCAGACAAAG GCGTGTGGTCCGAAAGGGACCGACGGCGAG TTCTGAACGACGTGACCGCGACCCTGTTCGGCCCATCCTTCGTGGACGAGCTTCTCAAGCCGCAGCAGCTCTACTCCCACCGCACGCTGAAGACGGTGCTGACCCGGCTGGCCCACGCCTCCATCATGAGGCTGAACCCGGCCAGCATGGACAGG CTCTACGAGCTGACGACCATGGCCGTCAAGCACCAGGTGCTCCTGTGCCCGCGACCCAAAGACCTGCTGCTCGTCTCCTACAACCACATCGACGCCGTGAGGGACTTCGTGAGGGACTCGCCCGCGGTTCTGAACCAGGTGGACCAGGCCCATCGGAGGATCATTGAGGTACCAGCTGGCAGTGGCATTTATTCCCGGGCTGATTTCAGGTCAGCTCCCTCCTGGTCTCTTCTACCACAGGTGTACTCCTCCATGTCAGAGGGGGAGCTCCAGCTTCTCAGGCAAACGCTGCTCGTATTCTTCCAAGACATGCACGTCCGC GTGTCGCTCTTCCTCAAAAGCAAAATCCAGAATCCCGGAAACGGGCGCTTCGCGCTGCCAACGTCCGGCCCAGTGCCTCATGGGACAGAGGTTCCGGGACTCATCAG GACGTTCGACCGCAGGGGCCGAGAGGTGAGACGGAGCGAGTTCCCGCCTGGAGGAAGTTACAGCCGCCCGGCGGGAGGCGGCTCCTTCGGCCTGCACGGGGCCAGAGGCACCCTGCTGGGCACCAACAC GTACGCGGCGAATCGTCCGGAGGAGACGCTCGCGTCCAGGGCCTCCGCGCAG ACGGGCGACGCCCCCAACCCGCTGGCCAAGGAGGAGCTCAACCTGCTGGCGCGCCTGATGGGCAGCATGGGGGCCCAGGACGGCGCCGGGGCCGAGGGCGCCTTCCGCATCAGCATGTTCTCCCCCGAcgacgaggagcaggaggc AGGAACTTCAAAGGAAGCGGAGGCCTTTGAAGTGATAAGTATTCAAGCAACGCAGGTGGGCTGTAGGTGGAGTTCCCATTTACTGAGCATCACTAGAACTAAACAAAATGCACTAATGCTGAAGGCAGCATTTGTTCCTCAGCCAGTTCCTTCCTTGTTCTGTATTTTGCACCGTCAACGTGACATGTTGGTGTTTTGTTCGGCTCAGGACGAACACGTTGCTTCTGAGCTGGCTCAAATCGCTGGGCAGTTTTCAggagcagaggaacaagcagagAATCCCTGCGGCAACAAAGGAGACGACCTCTTGGCCATGATGGACGACCTCTGA
- the oscp1a gene encoding protein OSCP1a isoform X2: MSARTLPLVFVNLGGEMLYILDQRLRAPIASEDTSDKGVWSERDRRRVLNDVTATLFGPSFVDELLKPQQLYSHRTLKTVLTRLAHASIMRLNPASMDRLYELTTMAVKHQVLLCPRPKDLLLVSYNHIDAVRDFVRDSPAVLNQVDQAHRRIIEVYSSMSEGELQLLRQTLLVFFQDMHVRVSLFLKSKIQNPGNGRFALPTSGPVPHGTEVPGLIRTFDRRGREVRRSEFPPGGSYSRPAGGGSFGLHGARGTLLGTNTYAANRPEETLASRASAQTGDAPNPLAKEELNLLARLMGSMGAQDGAGAEGAFRISMFSPDDEEQEAGTSKEAEAFEVISIQATQVGCRWSSHLLSITRTKQNALMLKAAFVPQPVPSLFCILHRQRDMLVFCSAQDEHVASELAQIAGQFSGAEEQAENPCGNKGDDLLAMMDDL, translated from the exons ATGTCAGCGAGAACTCTGCCCCTGGTCTTCGTCAACCTCGGCGGGGAGATGCTTTACATCCTGGACCAGCGCCTGCGCGCCCCCATCGCGTCCGAGGACACGTCAGACAAAG GCGTGTGGTCCGAAAGGGACCGACGGCGAG TTCTGAACGACGTGACCGCGACCCTGTTCGGCCCATCCTTCGTGGACGAGCTTCTCAAGCCGCAGCAGCTCTACTCCCACCGCACGCTGAAGACGGTGCTGACCCGGCTGGCCCACGCCTCCATCATGAGGCTGAACCCGGCCAGCATGGACAGG CTCTACGAGCTGACGACCATGGCCGTCAAGCACCAGGTGCTCCTGTGCCCGCGACCCAAAGACCTGCTGCTCGTCTCCTACAACCACATCGACGCCGTGAGGGACTTCGTGAGGGACTCGCCCGCGGTTCTGAACCAGGTGGACCAGGCCCATCGGAGGATCATTGAG GTGTACTCCTCCATGTCAGAGGGGGAGCTCCAGCTTCTCAGGCAAACGCTGCTCGTATTCTTCCAAGACATGCACGTCCGC GTGTCGCTCTTCCTCAAAAGCAAAATCCAGAATCCCGGAAACGGGCGCTTCGCGCTGCCAACGTCCGGCCCAGTGCCTCATGGGACAGAGGTTCCGGGACTCATCAG GACGTTCGACCGCAGGGGCCGAGAGGTGAGACGGAGCGAGTTCCCGCCTGGAGGAAGTTACAGCCGCCCGGCGGGAGGCGGCTCCTTCGGCCTGCACGGGGCCAGAGGCACCCTGCTGGGCACCAACAC GTACGCGGCGAATCGTCCGGAGGAGACGCTCGCGTCCAGGGCCTCCGCGCAG ACGGGCGACGCCCCCAACCCGCTGGCCAAGGAGGAGCTCAACCTGCTGGCGCGCCTGATGGGCAGCATGGGGGCCCAGGACGGCGCCGGGGCCGAGGGCGCCTTCCGCATCAGCATGTTCTCCCCCGAcgacgaggagcaggaggc AGGAACTTCAAAGGAAGCGGAGGCCTTTGAAGTGATAAGTATTCAAGCAACGCAGGTGGGCTGTAGGTGGAGTTCCCATTTACTGAGCATCACTAGAACTAAACAAAATGCACTAATGCTGAAGGCAGCATTTGTTCCTCAGCCAGTTCCTTCCTTGTTCTGTATTTTGCACCGTCAACGTGACATGTTGGTGTTTTGTTCGGCTCAGGACGAACACGTTGCTTCTGAGCTGGCTCAAATCGCTGGGCAGTTTTCAggagcagaggaacaagcagagAATCCCTGCGGCAACAAAGGAGACGACCTCTTGGCCATGATGGACGACCTCTGA
- the oscp1a gene encoding protein OSCP1a isoform X4, whose product MSARTLPLVFVNLGGEMLYILDQRLRAPIASEDTSDKGVWSERDRRRVLNDVTATLFGPSFVDELLKPQQLYSHRTLKTVLTRLAHASIMRLNPASMDRLYELTTMAVKHQVLLCPRPKDLLLVSYNHIDAVRDFVRDSPAVLNQVDQAHRRIIEVYSSMSEGELQLLRQTLLVFFQDMHVRVSLFLKSKIQNPGNGRFALPTSGPVPHGTEVPGLIRTFDRRGREVRRSEFPPGGSYSRPAGGGSFGLHGARGTLLGTNTYAANRPEETLASRASAQTGDAPNPLAKEELNLLARLMGSMGAQDGAGAEGAFRISMFSPDDEEQEAGTSKEAEAFEVISIQATQDEHVASELAQIAGQFSGAEEQAENPCGNKGDDLLAMMDDL is encoded by the exons ATGTCAGCGAGAACTCTGCCCCTGGTCTTCGTCAACCTCGGCGGGGAGATGCTTTACATCCTGGACCAGCGCCTGCGCGCCCCCATCGCGTCCGAGGACACGTCAGACAAAG GCGTGTGGTCCGAAAGGGACCGACGGCGAG TTCTGAACGACGTGACCGCGACCCTGTTCGGCCCATCCTTCGTGGACGAGCTTCTCAAGCCGCAGCAGCTCTACTCCCACCGCACGCTGAAGACGGTGCTGACCCGGCTGGCCCACGCCTCCATCATGAGGCTGAACCCGGCCAGCATGGACAGG CTCTACGAGCTGACGACCATGGCCGTCAAGCACCAGGTGCTCCTGTGCCCGCGACCCAAAGACCTGCTGCTCGTCTCCTACAACCACATCGACGCCGTGAGGGACTTCGTGAGGGACTCGCCCGCGGTTCTGAACCAGGTGGACCAGGCCCATCGGAGGATCATTGAG GTGTACTCCTCCATGTCAGAGGGGGAGCTCCAGCTTCTCAGGCAAACGCTGCTCGTATTCTTCCAAGACATGCACGTCCGC GTGTCGCTCTTCCTCAAAAGCAAAATCCAGAATCCCGGAAACGGGCGCTTCGCGCTGCCAACGTCCGGCCCAGTGCCTCATGGGACAGAGGTTCCGGGACTCATCAG GACGTTCGACCGCAGGGGCCGAGAGGTGAGACGGAGCGAGTTCCCGCCTGGAGGAAGTTACAGCCGCCCGGCGGGAGGCGGCTCCTTCGGCCTGCACGGGGCCAGAGGCACCCTGCTGGGCACCAACAC GTACGCGGCGAATCGTCCGGAGGAGACGCTCGCGTCCAGGGCCTCCGCGCAG ACGGGCGACGCCCCCAACCCGCTGGCCAAGGAGGAGCTCAACCTGCTGGCGCGCCTGATGGGCAGCATGGGGGCCCAGGACGGCGCCGGGGCCGAGGGCGCCTTCCGCATCAGCATGTTCTCCCCCGAcgacgaggagcaggaggc AGGAACTTCAAAGGAAGCGGAGGCCTTTGAAGTGATAAGTATTCAAGCAACGCAG GACGAACACGTTGCTTCTGAGCTGGCTCAAATCGCTGGGCAGTTTTCAggagcagaggaacaagcagagAATCCCTGCGGCAACAAAGGAGACGACCTCTTGGCCATGATGGACGACCTCTGA
- the LOC114866008 gene encoding 1-phosphatidylinositol phosphodiesterase-like, protein MSSIDNDTVLSAITVPGTHESLSRFGGPLAVCQVWSLERQLEVGVRFVDVHAGIWFPAEEHVYVRDSHWMFWQHVELEEVLETIVGFLRKHGSETVLLKVTPHGFYQERVKSLMKAVLRRYRDKMWTDPSVPVLKQVRGKVVLVQSEAFAAGIETRNSFFLERDQLLEVEMKIVQLKPRLCRGSLVVTDVAASRFRSPRTLAQIVNQQLYRFLEQHQEGSQNRGCLGVVSTSFPSAELIGTIVRIGPCDCGSETVSPITRPSGPESLKPPEPAPSPPKSGTASTPEPEPPDQGSKTSHDAVTPPGAEPRQDSEPPEPIREAKSPSPSWPEAVTAPQPEPEPATTPSSGSEPSGSDSEPPEAVTTHQPEPVPATKPSSGSEPSGSDSEPPEAVATPQPEPEPATTPSSGSEPSGSDSATPEATSNYTKLRFRTIWVRFSNT, encoded by the exons ATGAGTTCCATAGACAACGACACCGTGCTGTCCGCCATCACGGTCCCTGGAACCCACGAAAGCCTGTCGCGGTTCGGAGGACCGCTGGCCGTGTGCCAGGTCTGGAGCTTGGAgcggcagctggaggtgggggtgCGCTTCGTTGACGTACACGCCGGGATCTGGTTTCCCGCCGAGGAACACGTCTACGTCCGGGACAGTCACTGGATGTTCTGGCAACACGTAGAACTCGAAGAGGTTCTGGAGACGATTGTTGGGTTCTTACGCAAACACGGGAGTGAGACGGTCCTGTTAAAAGTGACACCGCATGGTTTTTACCAGGAGAGGGTTAAAAGCTTGATGAAGGCCGTGCTCAGAAGGTACCGGGATAAAATGTGGACGGATCCGTCGGTGCCGGTTCTGAAACAGGTTCGGGGCAAAGTCGTGCTGGTCCAGAGTGAAGCGTTCGCTGCGGGGATTGAAACCCGCAACTCGTTCTTCTTAGAACGGGACCAACTCCTGGAGGTTGAGATGAAGATCGTCCAGTTGAAGCCGCGTCTGTGTCGCGGTTCGCTGGTCGTGACGGACGTCGCGGCCTCGCGGTTCCGCAGCCCCAGAACCCTGGCCCAGATCGTCAACCAGCAGCTGTACCGCTTCCTAGAGCAGCACCAGGAAGGCTCCCAGAACCGCGGCTGCCTGGGCGTCGTCAGCACCAGCTTCCCCAGCGCCGAGCTCATCGGAACCATCGTCCGCATCGGACCCTGTGACTGTGGGTCGGAAACAGTGAGTCCGATAACGAGGCCGTCCGGTCCAGAGTCGCTGAAACCGCCCGAACCGGCACCTTCACCTCCAAAATCAGGAACAGCGTCCacacctgaaccagaaccaccagaccaGGGTTCAAAAACGTCACATGATGCAGTGACTCCACCAGGTGCAGAGCCCAGGCAAGattcagaaccaccagaacccaTACGTGAAGCAAAAAGTCCATCACCATCCTGGCCAGAAGCAGTGACtgcacctcaaccagaaccggaaccagctacaacacccagctcaggttcagaaccatctgggtcagattcagagccacctgaagcagtgactacacatcaaccagaaccagtaccAGCTACAaaacccagctcaggttcagaaccatctgggtcagattcagaaccacctgaagcagttgctacacctcaaccagaaccagaaccagcaactacacccagctcaggttcagaaccatctgggtcagattcagcaacacctgaagc gaCCAGCAACTACACcaagctcaggttcagaaccatctgggtcagattcagtAACACCTGA